One stretch of Legionella birminghamensis DNA includes these proteins:
- a CDS encoding HAD family hydrolase has translation MQLVIDFDGTIANSAPLLLKKLKDALPYPIELETLRSMSFREILDTMHIGRLHFLYLIYSIRKEFQRNIHDIGLVEHMEEALKKLNSQGHQLHIVSSNSARNIRQFLKHHHISHYFESVSSLYTVFNKATGLKGLIRTKKMQPSEVIYIGDETRDIEAAAAAGIKSCAVSWGLNNAEALMRYKPDFVLNHPGELSLLFAEKK, from the coding sequence ATGCAGCTGGTTATTGATTTTGATGGAACCATTGCCAATTCTGCCCCATTGCTCCTGAAAAAGCTTAAGGACGCCCTGCCCTATCCGATAGAGCTTGAGACATTGCGAAGCATGAGCTTTAGGGAAATACTGGACACTATGCATATCGGCAGGCTGCATTTTCTTTATTTAATCTATTCCATCCGCAAAGAATTCCAGCGAAATATTCATGACATCGGTCTGGTGGAACACATGGAAGAAGCGCTGAAGAAGCTTAACAGCCAAGGTCACCAACTACATATTGTATCGTCCAATTCTGCGAGGAATATCCGCCAATTCCTCAAGCATCACCATATCAGCCATTACTTTGAATCGGTTTCGAGTCTCTACACGGTTTTTAACAAAGCGACAGGTTTAAAGGGACTTATAAGAACTAAAAAAATGCAACCCTCTGAAGTCATTTATATCGGTGATGAAACACGGGACATTGAAGCAGCAGCCGCAGCCGGCATTAAAAGCTGTGCGGTATCCTGGGGTTTGAATAATGCTGAAGCACTGATGCGTTATAAACCAGACTTTGTGCTAAATCATCCGGGGGAGTTATCTTTGCTCTTTGCCGAAAAGAAATAA